From the genome of Haloterrigena sp. KLK7, one region includes:
- a CDS encoding sulfurtransferase, producing the protein MNDSVVVTPDWLATHREDPQVRVVDVRDAWEYDGIGHIPGALNIPFDSYRDESDVDRGTLPGADAFADLCSEAGIAPEDTIVAYDDTHGVFAARFVLTALEYGHDDVRLLDGDYSAWNREYETSSETPDVEPTEYDPDPLAPEESPLVDYAAVEAALERGALFVDTREAHEFEEARLPGAVRFDWREVVDDETRRLKPADELEELLAEHGITPDREIVLYCNTARRISHTYVVLRALGYEDVAFYEGSLTEWVANDGAVESGEVERTK; encoded by the coding sequence ATGAACGATTCCGTCGTCGTCACGCCCGATTGGCTCGCAACGCACCGAGAGGACCCGCAGGTACGCGTCGTCGACGTCAGGGACGCCTGGGAGTACGACGGCATCGGCCACATTCCCGGTGCCCTCAATATCCCGTTCGACAGCTACCGCGACGAGAGCGACGTCGATCGGGGGACCCTCCCCGGCGCCGACGCCTTCGCCGACCTGTGCTCCGAGGCCGGCATCGCGCCCGAGGACACGATCGTCGCCTACGACGACACCCACGGCGTCTTCGCCGCCCGGTTCGTGCTCACCGCCCTCGAGTACGGCCACGACGACGTGCGCCTGCTCGACGGCGACTACAGCGCCTGGAACCGCGAGTACGAGACCTCGAGCGAGACCCCCGACGTCGAGCCGACCGAGTACGACCCCGACCCGCTGGCGCCCGAGGAGAGCCCGCTGGTCGACTACGCCGCCGTCGAAGCGGCCCTCGAGCGCGGCGCGCTGTTCGTCGACACGCGCGAGGCCCACGAGTTCGAGGAGGCCCGCCTGCCGGGCGCGGTCCGGTTCGACTGGCGCGAGGTCGTCGACGACGAGACGCGGCGACTGAAGCCCGCGGACGAACTCGAGGAGCTGCTGGCCGAGCACGGTATCACGCCCGATCGAGAGATCGTCCTCTATTGTAACACCGCGCGACGGATCAGCCACACCTACGTCGTGCTCCGGGCGCTGGGCTACGAGGACGTCGCCTTCTACGAGGGGAGCCTGACGGAGTGGGTGGCGAACGATGGGGCGGTAGAGAGCGGCGAGGTTGAGCGAACGAAGTGA
- a CDS encoding phosphatase PAP2 family protein, with protein MSRGIGVLPAVQDALPDWAALLVALLTQLGDVWFLALLVGLVYWLRPNDREDAAVLVGLMLAGFSLVTALKYAFALPRPGQPLVALESLGPLARSLYEATGTADGYGFPSGHAVLTTVVYGSLAWRLSIGTARQRALGAATVVSLVCASRVALGVHYLVDVVAGVAVGLSFLVVANGLTARSTDQRTVAFAIAIGVGVVALVASGAAVDAVLIFVATLVAFGGSQYVRRVRDRSST; from the coding sequence ATGTCCAGGGGTATCGGTGTACTGCCGGCGGTTCAGGACGCGCTCCCAGACTGGGCAGCGCTGCTCGTCGCGCTGCTGACCCAGCTGGGGGACGTCTGGTTTCTGGCCCTCCTCGTGGGGCTCGTCTACTGGCTTCGACCGAACGACCGCGAGGACGCCGCCGTCCTCGTCGGGCTGATGCTGGCCGGCTTCTCGCTGGTGACCGCCCTGAAATACGCGTTCGCCCTGCCCCGCCCTGGTCAGCCGCTCGTGGCCCTCGAGTCGCTGGGGCCACTGGCCCGGTCGCTGTACGAGGCGACGGGGACCGCCGACGGCTACGGGTTCCCGAGCGGACACGCCGTCCTGACGACGGTCGTCTACGGTAGCCTCGCCTGGCGGCTCTCGATCGGTACCGCTCGCCAGCGGGCCCTCGGCGCTGCGACCGTCGTCTCGCTCGTTTGCGCCTCGAGGGTCGCGCTTGGCGTCCACTATCTCGTCGACGTCGTCGCCGGCGTCGCCGTCGGGCTGTCGTTTCTGGTCGTCGCGAACGGGCTGACGGCCCGCTCGACCGATCAACGGACGGTGGCGTTCGCGATCGCGATCGGCGTCGGCGTCGTCGCGCTCGTCGCGAGCGGGGCCGCGGTCGACGCCGTACTGATCTTCGTCGCCACCCTCGTCGCGTTCGGCGGGTCGCAGTACGTTCGCCGCGTTCGCGACCGGTCGAGCACCTGA
- the thiM gene encoding hydroxyethylthiazole kinase codes for MTDSLPDGITGDELADSLRAIGRQSPLVQHLTNEVTMNDVANLTLHWDALPVMADSPGDAGEMAAGAAAILFNTGQVPEGKVEAMHEAGETAAERDIPVVLDPVGVGATPTREAVAEALLEDVDFSIIKGNYGEISALAGVEAEVKGVESVGEYDEIEDAARSLAESTGATVVASGVEDVVATGDGAIRLSAGHERLSEVVGTGCMLGATLAAFRGAVDDSTTAAVHGALAFGLAGERAAEMPHEGPASFRTNFHDAVAGFDPETAVESDLESRIERVD; via the coding sequence ATGACTGACTCATTACCCGATGGTATCACCGGGGACGAGCTCGCCGACTCGCTGCGCGCGATCGGCCGACAGTCGCCGCTGGTCCAGCACCTGACCAACGAAGTCACCATGAACGACGTGGCCAACCTCACGCTCCACTGGGACGCGCTCCCGGTGATGGCCGACTCGCCGGGCGACGCCGGCGAGATGGCCGCCGGCGCCGCCGCGATCCTGTTCAACACCGGACAGGTTCCCGAGGGAAAAGTCGAGGCCATGCACGAGGCCGGCGAGACCGCCGCCGAGCGGGACATCCCCGTCGTCCTCGATCCCGTCGGCGTCGGCGCGACGCCCACGCGGGAGGCGGTCGCCGAGGCGCTGCTCGAGGACGTCGACTTCTCGATCATCAAGGGCAACTACGGCGAGATCAGCGCGCTCGCGGGCGTCGAGGCCGAAGTGAAGGGCGTCGAGTCGGTCGGCGAGTACGACGAGATCGAGGACGCCGCGCGGTCGCTGGCGGAATCGACGGGCGCGACGGTCGTCGCCAGCGGCGTCGAGGACGTCGTCGCGACCGGCGACGGGGCGATTCGCCTCTCGGCGGGTCACGAACGGCTCTCCGAGGTCGTCGGCACCGGCTGTATGCTCGGCGCCACGCTCGCGGCCTTCCGCGGCGCCGTCGACGACTCGACGACGGCCGCCGTCCACGGCGCGCTCGCCTTCGGTCTCGCCGGCGAGCGCGCGGCCGAGATGCCCCACGAGGGGCCGGCCAGCTTCCGGACGAACTTCCACGACGCCGTCGCCGGCTTCGATCCGGAGACCGCGGTCGAATCGGACCTCGAGAGTCGGATCGAGCGCGTCGATTGA
- a CDS encoding rubrerythrin family protein yields MADSEAFIEAVEENNQTALSRLGSSKSLYADTDGDIDTEPVLRATADAEHAAWQTFLEWAESEDHEAAREAFEATADEEEGHYETVLDHLGDDEYEPREVPALHEYLRGLESTVERVGAFVGRILASQRSKDQVVGYFVGDADPQTASVFREFGDDLDEQLERAAELLEDVCEDEDDRERAHEAADGAIQAAYDEYVESLEAMGANPKPVC; encoded by the coding sequence ATGGCCGATTCCGAGGCGTTTATCGAAGCCGTTGAGGAGAACAACCAGACCGCGCTCTCCCGACTCGGGTCCTCGAAGTCGCTGTACGCCGACACCGACGGCGACATCGACACCGAACCCGTCCTCCGGGCGACCGCCGACGCCGAACACGCCGCCTGGCAGACGTTCCTCGAGTGGGCCGAGAGCGAGGACCACGAGGCCGCTCGCGAGGCCTTCGAGGCGACCGCCGACGAGGAGGAGGGCCACTACGAGACCGTCCTCGACCACCTCGGGGACGACGAGTACGAGCCGCGGGAGGTGCCCGCGCTCCACGAGTACCTGCGCGGCCTCGAGTCGACCGTCGAGCGCGTCGGCGCCTTCGTCGGCCGGATCCTCGCGAGCCAGCGTTCGAAAGACCAGGTCGTCGGCTACTTCGTCGGCGACGCCGACCCCCAGACCGCGAGCGTCTTCCGCGAGTTCGGCGACGATCTGGACGAGCAGCTCGAGCGCGCCGCGGAACTCCTCGAGGACGTCTGCGAGGACGAAGACGACCGCGAGCGCGCCCACGAGGCCGCCGACGGCGCGATCCAGGCCGCCTACGACGAGTACGTCGAGAGCCTCGAGGCGATGGGCGCGAATCCCAAGCCCGTCTGCTGA
- a CDS encoding aldo/keto reductase — translation MARDSLPRIGLGTYSDDDREQWTENVRTALEVGYRHVDTAQVYENERFVGDGLRSADVDREDVFLSTKTVHHDVPSDPDAVPDAIDGCLERLGVDFVDLLYVHWPSGIYDHDEILPAYDDAYEAGKTRHVGLSNFTPELLDEAREVLDAPLFAHQVEMHPLLPQEELVAYAQEHDHWLVAYSPLAKGEVFDVPEIQQVAEKHDATPAQVSLAWLLSHDNVATIPKASSRDHMIQNLEALDLELDAEDIDTIDSIDRRHREIDPDHGPWNW, via the coding sequence ATGGCTCGCGATTCCCTTCCGCGGATCGGTCTCGGGACGTACTCCGACGACGACCGGGAACAGTGGACCGAGAACGTCCGGACGGCCCTCGAGGTCGGCTATCGACACGTCGACACGGCGCAGGTGTACGAGAACGAGCGGTTCGTCGGCGACGGACTGCGTTCCGCCGACGTCGACCGCGAGGACGTCTTCCTCTCGACGAAGACCGTCCACCACGACGTGCCGTCCGATCCGGACGCCGTGCCCGACGCGATCGACGGCTGTCTCGAGCGACTCGGCGTCGATTTCGTCGACCTCCTCTACGTCCACTGGCCGTCGGGGATCTACGACCACGACGAGATCCTGCCGGCGTACGACGACGCCTACGAGGCGGGCAAGACGCGTCACGTCGGTCTCTCTAACTTCACGCCGGAACTGCTCGACGAGGCCCGCGAGGTCCTCGACGCCCCGCTGTTCGCCCACCAGGTCGAGATGCACCCCCTGCTCCCACAGGAGGAGCTGGTCGCGTACGCGCAGGAACACGACCACTGGCTCGTCGCCTACTCGCCGCTGGCCAAGGGCGAGGTGTTCGACGTCCCCGAGATCCAGCAGGTCGCCGAGAAACACGACGCGACGCCGGCGCAGGTCTCGCTCGCGTGGTTGCTCAGCCACGACAACGTCGCCACGATTCCGAAGGCCAGCAGCCGCGACCACATGATTCAGAACCTCGAGGCGCTGGACCTCGAACTGGACGCGGAAGACATCGACACCATCGACTCGATCGACCGCCGCCACCGCGAGATCGATCCCGACCACGGTCCCTGGAACTGGTAG
- the asnB gene encoding asparagine synthase (glutamine-hydrolyzing) — translation MCGIVGAYGWTHDETLSSMLDWIEHRGPDEEGSYLDRDAGLMMGARRLSIVDLEGGSQPKWNEDETVGVVFNGEIYNHGELRDRLSREGHRFESECDTEVLVHLWEEYGEEMVSHLEGMFAFSIWDREAETVFLVRDRFGIKPLYFGTTDRGYVWGSELPALLIGGVDRTIDPAAVYNHFSLEYTPAPQTLLEDVWKVEPGQSVTISADGVETRKYWDLLDLETGTRTTTMAAAADRLRTLLERSVEKRMMADVPVGAFLSGGLDSSAVTGIASQLKDDPLKTYSVSFADENLDESDEARLVADHFGTDHHEVDIDLSSMDLFGEMMQYLGEPTGHLQMLPMYALSERASRDVKVALAGEGADELFAGYPWYQHVPEHKRKVDFMPAFTHDVADAVAQVAPVGNKHLRYFSGLKNNEEMLLNHVCGFTTFRPEPDEFLRTGESATTSGLRANVGEVTTEVADPALEQHMSTYETGYTLPDYHLYKADHMSMAQSLELRVPFLSKELVEFAHSLPAELKVTDDDVKRVLKTAVSDLLPDPILEREKMGMRPPVEDWFEEEHDSIETWFTREKLRQTPYVDADRALSLREAHRSGEESVGRTLWMILTYVAWYHSFIDEQHAVV, via the coding sequence ATGTGCGGTATCGTTGGTGCGTACGGGTGGACCCACGACGAGACGCTCTCGTCGATGCTCGACTGGATCGAACACCGCGGCCCCGACGAGGAGGGGTCGTACCTCGATCGCGACGCGGGACTCATGATGGGTGCGCGCCGCCTCTCGATCGTCGACCTCGAGGGCGGGTCCCAGCCGAAGTGGAACGAGGACGAGACGGTCGGCGTGGTCTTCAACGGTGAGATCTACAACCACGGCGAGTTACGCGACCGACTCTCCCGCGAGGGTCACCGGTTCGAGAGCGAGTGCGACACCGAAGTGCTGGTCCACCTCTGGGAGGAATACGGCGAGGAGATGGTCTCTCACCTCGAGGGCATGTTCGCGTTCTCCATCTGGGACCGCGAGGCCGAGACCGTCTTCCTCGTCCGCGACCGGTTCGGCATCAAACCGCTGTACTTCGGGACGACCGACCGGGGCTACGTCTGGGGGAGCGAGCTCCCGGCGCTGCTGATCGGCGGCGTCGACCGGACGATCGATCCCGCGGCCGTCTACAACCACTTCTCGCTCGAGTACACGCCGGCCCCCCAGACCCTGCTGGAGGACGTCTGGAAGGTCGAGCCGGGGCAGTCGGTGACGATCAGCGCCGACGGCGTCGAGACGCGGAAGTACTGGGACCTGCTCGACCTCGAGACCGGGACCAGAACGACGACGATGGCGGCGGCGGCCGACCGGCTGCGGACCCTGCTCGAACGCTCCGTCGAGAAGCGGATGATGGCGGACGTGCCGGTCGGGGCGTTCCTCTCGGGCGGACTGGACTCCTCCGCCGTCACCGGGATCGCCTCCCAACTCAAGGACGACCCGCTCAAGACCTACTCCGTCTCCTTCGCCGACGAGAACCTCGACGAGAGCGACGAGGCGCGGCTCGTCGCGGACCACTTCGGCACCGACCACCACGAGGTCGACATCGACCTCTCGTCGATGGACCTGTTCGGCGAGATGATGCAGTACCTCGGCGAGCCGACGGGCCACCTGCAGATGCTGCCGATGTACGCCCTCTCCGAGCGGGCCAGTCGGGACGTCAAGGTCGCGCTGGCCGGCGAGGGCGCCGACGAACTGTTCGCGGGATACCCCTGGTACCAGCACGTCCCCGAACACAAGCGCAAGGTCGACTTCATGCCGGCGTTCACCCACGACGTCGCCGACGCCGTCGCGCAGGTGGCGCCGGTCGGGAACAAGCACCTCCGGTACTTCTCCGGCCTGAAGAACAACGAGGAGATGCTGCTCAATCACGTCTGTGGCTTCACGACCTTCCGACCCGAACCGGACGAGTTCCTCCGGACGGGGGAGTCCGCCACGACGTCCGGCCTGCGAGCGAACGTCGGCGAGGTCACTACGGAGGTCGCGGACCCGGCCTTAGAGCAGCACATGTCGACCTACGAGACGGGCTACACGCTGCCGGACTACCACCTCTACAAGGCCGACCACATGAGCATGGCCCAGTCGCTCGAGCTTCGCGTCCCCTTCCTCTCGAAAGAGCTGGTCGAGTTCGCCCACTCGCTGCCGGCCGAGCTCAAGGTCACCGACGACGACGTCAAACGGGTGCTCAAGACCGCCGTCAGCGACCTCCTGCCCGACCCGATCCTCGAGCGCGAGAAGATGGGGATGCGCCCGCCCGTCGAGGACTGGTTCGAGGAGGAGCACGATTCGATCGAGACCTGGTTCACCCGGGAGAAACTCCGACAGACGCCGTACGTCGACGCGGACCGGGCCCTGTCGCTGCGCGAGGCACACCGCAGCGGCGAGGAGTCCGTCGGTCGAACGCTCTGGATGATCCTCACCTACGTCGCGTGGTATCACTCCTTCATCGACGAACAGCACGCGGTCGTCTGA
- a CDS encoding DUF2391 domain-containing protein translates to MRIRRPRRPRQFRVADSAQQTVGGFLLAGPFVVTQEVWDLAVSMSALQAVLTVGVVSAIGYGALYTADTTRDPDTEQEVAGVPIRFISLLLVSFGSVAILALLFNAPATFLGGPPTTADVAWDTFKAVSVGSVFSIVGAATADSVFAK, encoded by the coding sequence ATGAGAATCCGACGGCCGCGACGCCCCCGCCAGTTCCGGGTGGCCGACTCGGCACAACAAACCGTTGGTGGCTTCCTGCTCGCCGGACCGTTCGTCGTGACCCAGGAGGTCTGGGACCTCGCGGTCAGCATGAGTGCGCTGCAGGCAGTGTTGACGGTCGGCGTCGTCTCCGCGATCGGCTACGGCGCCCTCTATACGGCCGACACGACCCGCGATCCGGACACCGAGCAGGAGGTCGCCGGCGTTCCGATCCGTTTCATTTCGCTGTTGCTCGTCTCGTTCGGTTCAGTGGCGATCCTCGCGCTCCTGTTCAACGCGCCCGCCACGTTCCTCGGGGGCCCTCCGACGACGGCCGACGTCGCGTGGGACACGTTCAAGGCCGTCAGCGTCGGCTCGGTGTTCAGCATCGTCGGTGCGGCGACGGCCGACAGCGTCTTCGCGAAGTAG
- the thiE gene encoding thiamine phosphate synthase: protein MDPSEYGTYLVTQQSISGDRSTVDVVRAAIDGGVDVVQLREKETDARWRYELGLELRELTAEAGVDLIVNDRVDVAEAIDADGVHVGQSDLPVGVARELLGPEAVVGCSTATVEEALEAEAAGADYLGVGTVYATTSKDVERYKDGVGPERIAEIVDAVSIPVVGIGGITADNAGPVVEAGATGVAVISEITAADDPRATTEALSDAVETAKSMRNGRDRDD, encoded by the coding sequence ATGGATCCATCGGAGTACGGTACCTATCTCGTCACCCAGCAGTCGATCTCCGGAGACCGCTCGACGGTCGACGTCGTCCGCGCGGCGATCGACGGGGGCGTCGACGTCGTCCAACTGCGCGAGAAGGAGACCGACGCCCGCTGGCGGTACGAACTCGGCCTCGAGTTGCGCGAACTGACCGCCGAGGCGGGTGTCGATCTGATCGTCAACGACCGCGTCGACGTCGCCGAGGCGATCGACGCCGACGGCGTCCACGTCGGTCAGTCGGACCTCCCGGTCGGCGTCGCGCGGGAGCTGCTCGGTCCCGAGGCGGTCGTCGGCTGCTCGACGGCGACGGTCGAGGAGGCCCTCGAGGCCGAGGCCGCGGGCGCGGACTATCTCGGCGTCGGTACCGTCTACGCCACCACGTCGAAGGACGTCGAGCGGTACAAGGACGGGGTCGGCCCGGAGCGGATCGCCGAGATCGTCGACGCGGTCTCGATCCCGGTCGTCGGCATCGGCGGGATCACGGCCGACAACGCGGGCCCGGTCGTCGAGGCCGGCGCGACCGGCGTGGCCGTCATCTCCGAGATCACTGCGGCCGACGATCCGCGGGCCACGACCGAAGCGCTGTCCGACGCGGTCGAAACTGCGAAGTCGATGCGGAACGGACGGGATCGTGATGACTGA
- a CDS encoding sulfurtransferase, with the protein MANDYANDVLVTADWVEERLDEFQDDDSDLRLVEVDVDTEAYEEEHAPGAIGFNWETQLQDQTTRDILSKEDFEELLGSHGISEDDTVVLYGDNSNWFAAYTYWQFKYYGHDEVYLLDGGREYWLENDYPTTDEEPDFSETEYDAAGPRESIRAYREDVENAIERGVPLVDVRSPEEFSGEVLAPPGLQETAQRGGHIPGAKNISWAAVTNDDGTFKTRDELEELYADEGIDGDETTVAYCRIGERSSVAWFALHELLGYDDTVNYDGSWTEWGNLVNAPIEKGSAE; encoded by the coding sequence ATGGCAAACGACTACGCCAACGACGTACTCGTCACGGCCGACTGGGTCGAGGAGCGCCTCGACGAGTTCCAGGACGACGACTCCGACCTCCGACTGGTCGAAGTCGACGTCGACACGGAAGCCTACGAGGAGGAGCACGCCCCCGGTGCGATCGGGTTCAACTGGGAGACCCAACTGCAGGACCAGACCACCCGCGACATCCTCTCGAAGGAGGACTTCGAGGAGCTGCTGGGCAGTCACGGCATCAGCGAGGACGACACGGTCGTCCTCTACGGTGACAACTCCAACTGGTTCGCCGCCTACACCTACTGGCAGTTCAAGTACTACGGACACGACGAGGTCTATCTCCTCGACGGTGGCCGCGAGTACTGGCTCGAGAACGACTACCCGACCACGGACGAGGAGCCCGACTTCTCGGAAACCGAGTACGACGCCGCCGGTCCGCGCGAGAGCATCCGCGCCTACCGCGAAGACGTCGAGAACGCGATCGAGCGCGGCGTTCCGCTCGTCGACGTTCGCTCGCCCGAGGAGTTCTCCGGCGAAGTCCTCGCGCCCCCGGGACTCCAGGAGACCGCCCAGCGCGGCGGCCACATCCCCGGCGCGAAGAACATCTCGTGGGCCGCCGTGACCAACGACGACGGCACCTTCAAGACGCGTGACGAGCTCGAGGAGCTCTACGCCGACGAGGGCATCGACGGCGACGAGACGACCGTCGCCTACTGCCGCATCGGCGAGCGCTCCTCCGTCGCCTGGTTCGCCCTGCACGAACTGCTCGGCTACGACGACACCGTCAACTACGACGGCTCGTGGACCGAGTGGGGCAACCTGGTCAACGCGCCCATCGAGAAGGGCAGCGCTGAGTAA
- a CDS encoding AEC family transporter: MADLIGIFASAIGPIVAIAGIGYALATVKEIDPEPLNTAVVYVLAPALVFHSLAVTELAAATLARVTVGILVFTASMWGIAELIGRATGEREPALSALVLVAIFTNSGNLGIPVSDFAFGDVGRQTAVLFLSVQSVLMYTLGVYIASRSSGSAGLEGVRRVFYVPLAYAVVAALVARALDLVPPADTAAMETLQLVGDASIPLMLLILGIQLARTDTASAVSRAWSATALKMAVAPLVGLGIAFLIGFENATVARVFVLETAMPAAVTPLILVIEFAGSARSEGVLVSEYVSTCVFLTTLLAIPVLTVLIAILRSGVVI; the protein is encoded by the coding sequence ATGGCCGATCTGATCGGCATCTTCGCCTCGGCGATCGGGCCGATCGTCGCGATCGCGGGGATCGGCTACGCCCTGGCGACCGTCAAGGAGATCGATCCGGAGCCGTTGAACACGGCCGTCGTCTACGTGCTGGCGCCCGCGCTAGTGTTTCACAGCCTCGCCGTCACGGAACTCGCCGCGGCGACGCTCGCGCGAGTGACGGTCGGGATCCTCGTTTTCACCGCGTCGATGTGGGGGATCGCCGAGCTGATCGGCCGCGCCACCGGCGAGCGCGAACCGGCGTTGAGCGCCCTGGTCCTCGTCGCGATCTTCACCAACTCGGGGAACCTCGGCATCCCCGTCTCCGACTTCGCGTTCGGCGACGTCGGCCGCCAGACGGCCGTCCTCTTCCTCTCGGTCCAGTCGGTGCTGATGTACACCCTCGGCGTCTACATCGCCTCCCGGAGCAGCGGCTCCGCCGGCCTCGAGGGCGTGCGCCGCGTGTTCTACGTTCCGCTGGCCTACGCCGTCGTCGCCGCGCTGGTCGCCCGGGCGCTGGATCTGGTCCCGCCAGCGGACACGGCGGCGATGGAGACGCTGCAACTCGTCGGCGACGCCTCGATCCCGCTGATGTTGCTCATCCTGGGGATCCAACTCGCGCGCACCGACACCGCCTCGGCGGTCTCCCGCGCCTGGTCCGCGACGGCCCTCAAGATGGCCGTCGCGCCGCTGGTCGGCCTCGGGATCGCGTTCCTGATCGGCTTCGAGAACGCCACCGTCGCGCGCGTGTTCGTCCTCGAGACCGCGATGCCGGCCGCGGTGACACCGCTGATCCTCGTTATCGAGTTCGCCGGGAGCGCCCGCTCCGAGGGCGTGCTCGTCTCGGAGTACGTCTCGACCTGCGTCTTCCTGACGACGCTGCTGGCGATCCCGGTGCTCACCGTTCTGATCGCGATCCTGCGGTCCGGCGTCGTGATCTGA
- a CDS encoding N-acetyltransferase family protein, with protein sequence MTADARIRVATPADAAAVRDIYAPFCESTAVTFEEAPPTDDETADRIASTLETYPWLVCEVGGEVVGYAYASRLRERRAYQWTVELSIYVAADARRSGVGRALYESLFAVLERQGVRDAYAVTTVPNPETERFHERMGFERCVDFPAIGHTEGEWHDVAWWRRSIAEKTAEPEPITPLPALRDRLDEADWDALVRTGVDRLES encoded by the coding sequence ATGACAGCCGACGCGCGGATTCGAGTCGCGACTCCGGCGGACGCCGCCGCGGTCCGCGACATCTACGCCCCCTTCTGCGAGTCGACGGCGGTCACGTTCGAGGAGGCGCCGCCGACCGACGACGAAACGGCCGATCGAATCGCATCGACCCTCGAGACGTATCCGTGGCTCGTCTGCGAGGTCGGTGGCGAGGTCGTCGGCTACGCCTACGCGAGCCGGCTTCGCGAGCGCCGGGCGTACCAGTGGACGGTCGAACTCTCGATCTACGTCGCCGCGGACGCCCGCCGGTCGGGCGTCGGCCGCGCGCTCTACGAGTCGCTGTTCGCCGTCCTCGAGCGACAGGGCGTTCGCGACGCCTACGCCGTGACGACGGTCCCCAACCCCGAGACCGAGCGGTTCCACGAGCGAATGGGGTTCGAGCGCTGCGTCGACTTCCCGGCGATCGGTCACACCGAGGGCGAGTGGCACGACGTCGCCTGGTGGCGCCGGTCGATCGCCGAGAAGACGGCCGAGCCCGAACCGATCACGCCGCTGCCCGCGCTCCGGGATCGGCTGGACGAGGCCGACTGGGACGCGCTGGTTCGGACGGGCGTGGATCGCCTCGAGTCCTGA